In Vicinamibacterales bacterium, the following are encoded in one genomic region:
- a CDS encoding winged helix-turn-helix domain-containing protein, translating to MSPEEASYRFAGFLLDVQERRLTGPGPASYLPPRTFDTLLCLLLHAGSLVTKEQLLSAVWKDAAVTDNAMTRCIREIRIALGDDAHEPRFIETVPRIGYRFIAPVERLASREGLVSGPATAPDVGGVRDDVSGRPAPAPVRFWSQAWRRRGLKLAPFGLLLLFVLGSTSYLSFQPNRVPTFGPRDFILITDALNETGEAIFDRSLSTAFTVSMEQSRFANVFSRSRAASTLARMGKAPATRIDEVVGREICRRESIRGLVSLGIQKVARQYALTARLIDPHSGEPVRSAVAYAPDQAHVLDALQSLATDVRRSLGESLAAIRSSNRPLLQVTTPSIKALEAYSNGMALWEKGEYRPALRLYETAVADDPEFAKAYAALGSAYYSHVFSDPVKGRQYYERALALADRTTDRERMSIQIDYQHDLGHVQAASDQYRVYLQAYPDDFHLRYNYGIFLRENNRPREAIIQYQETIRLAPGFAGGFVNLATAFRDLSQPVEALANYGRAFALEPRWLTTGNLNHEYGFALVMAGEADRARLVFEEGLAAGIKPQALRSLALLELYLGRPGRARIRLDQAIALNVSEANGLSEARNRLFLSMVLDARANRAGALRELGGAAQALARSGNASWMCSRVGVAFVRAGAIGRAEEMLARVRAGSDTANPQQKSDLHRLEGELAWALGDRDTAMARLRLAEDEYQSAFTVGSLARASRLAGDVTAAIALYERLVGMPGLCLGFEPQQDWSEAHLWLARLLVSAGDREKAAAVLAAFQPILSGAEPDAPLARGVSRLAADLQALQRR from the coding sequence ATGTCGCCTGAGGAAGCCTCTTATCGCTTCGCCGGATTCCTACTGGATGTCCAGGAACGCCGCCTGACCGGGCCGGGGCCGGCGTCCTACCTTCCCCCGCGCACGTTCGACACTCTCCTCTGCCTGCTGCTGCACGCCGGCAGCCTCGTCACCAAGGAGCAGTTGCTTTCGGCCGTCTGGAAGGACGCCGCGGTGACCGACAATGCCATGACCCGCTGCATCCGGGAGATCCGGATCGCGCTCGGCGACGACGCCCACGAGCCGCGGTTCATCGAGACGGTTCCCCGCATCGGCTACCGTTTCATTGCCCCGGTGGAGAGACTGGCCTCCAGGGAAGGCCTCGTTTCCGGACCAGCGACGGCGCCCGACGTCGGCGGAGTGCGCGACGACGTGTCCGGACGCCCAGCGCCCGCGCCCGTACGATTCTGGAGCCAGGCCTGGCGGCGCCGCGGCCTGAAGCTGGCGCCCTTCGGCCTCCTCCTGCTCTTCGTCCTCGGGAGCACGTCCTACCTGTCGTTCCAGCCGAACCGCGTGCCGACGTTCGGTCCCAGAGACTTCATCCTGATCACCGACGCCCTCAACGAGACCGGCGAAGCGATCTTCGACCGGTCGCTGTCCACGGCGTTCACCGTCAGCATGGAGCAGTCCCGTTTCGCCAATGTCTTCTCCCGGTCGCGCGCCGCCTCCACCCTGGCGCGCATGGGTAAGGCACCGGCCACGCGCATCGACGAAGTCGTCGGCCGCGAGATCTGCCGCCGGGAGAGCATCCGTGGGTTGGTCTCGCTGGGGATCCAGAAGGTGGCGCGGCAGTATGCCTTGACGGCCCGACTCATCGACCCGCACAGTGGTGAGCCGGTGCGGTCAGCCGTGGCGTACGCCCCCGATCAGGCCCATGTGCTCGACGCGCTCCAGTCGCTGGCGACGGATGTCCGCCGCAGCCTCGGCGAGTCGCTGGCCGCCATCCGTTCGAGCAACCGGCCGCTGCTCCAGGTCACGACTCCTTCGATCAAGGCGCTCGAGGCGTATTCGAACGGCATGGCGCTGTGGGAGAAGGGGGAGTACCGCCCGGCCCTACGGCTGTACGAGACCGCGGTCGCCGACGATCCGGAGTTTGCCAAGGCGTACGCCGCGCTGGGCTCCGCCTACTACAGCCATGTGTTCTCGGACCCCGTGAAGGGGCGCCAGTACTACGAGAGAGCGCTGGCGCTGGCCGATCGCACGACCGACCGCGAACGGATGTCGATCCAGATCGACTACCAACACGACCTGGGCCACGTCCAGGCGGCGTCCGACCAGTACAGGGTCTACCTGCAGGCGTACCCGGACGATTTCCATCTGCGTTACAACTACGGCATCTTCCTGCGGGAGAACAACCGCCCGCGAGAGGCCATCATCCAGTACCAGGAAACCATCCGTCTCGCGCCGGGGTTTGCCGGGGGTTTCGTGAACCTGGCCACCGCTTTTCGGGATCTGAGTCAGCCCGTGGAGGCGCTGGCAAACTACGGTCGGGCGTTTGCGCTCGAGCCGCGCTGGCTCACGACCGGCAATCTCAACCACGAGTACGGGTTCGCGCTCGTGATGGCCGGCGAGGCGGACCGGGCCAGGCTGGTGTTCGAAGAAGGGCTGGCGGCAGGAATCAAACCCCAGGCACTGCGTTCACTCGCGCTACTCGAGCTGTACCTCGGCCGGCCAGGTCGGGCCCGGATCAGACTGGACCAGGCGATTGCCCTCAACGTCTCAGAGGCGAACGGGCTTAGCGAGGCGAGAAACCGGCTGTTTCTGTCGATGGTGCTCGACGCGCGCGCGAACCGGGCCGGGGCGCTCCGGGAACTGGGCGGTGCTGCCCAGGCGCTGGCAAGATCTGGAAATGCCTCGTGGATGTGCTCGCGGGTCGGCGTGGCCTTCGTCCGTGCCGGAGCGATCGGGCGGGCGGAGGAGATGCTGGCGCGCGTCCGCGCCGGTTCCGACACGGCAAACCCGCAGCAGAAGAGCGACCTCCATCGACTCGAGGGCGAGTTGGCGTGGGCCCTGGGCGACAGGGACACCGCCATGGCGCGGCTGCGGCTGGCCGAGGACGAGTACCAGAGCGCCTTCACGGTCGGCAGCCTCGCTCGCGCGTCACGCCTTGCGGGCGACGTCACCGCCGCCATCGCACTCTACGAAAGGCTGGTCGGTATGCCGGGGCTGTGTCTGGGTTTCGAGCCACAGCAGGATTGGTCGGAGGCCCATCTGTGGCTGGCACGGCTGCTGGTGTCTGCCGGCGACCGCGAGAAGGCAGCCGCGGTCCTCGCGGCGTTCCAGCCGATTCTGTCGGGGGCCGAACCCGATGCGCCGCTCGCCCGCGGCGTTTCGCGGCTGGCCGCTGACCTACAGGCCCTCCAGCGCCGGTGA
- a CDS encoding type IV toxin-antitoxin system AbiEi family antitoxin: MKPEGRATKARQYVDSLAASGRYLFGLADAQKALSVSQAAAKLALLRLSKQGIIATPARGFYAVVPPEYRSIRCLPADQFIPALMRALGLNYYAGLLTAAQYHGAAHQRPQAFQVLLERPRLPIACGNVRVVFVTRKRLSEVPIQSINTPRGTVLASTPEATAVDLVGYPHRAGGLDNVGTVLSELAGKLDPEKLAAAAATAPIPWAQRLGYLLELVGASEKTTGLKDRVRERARESVPLLVNAPRPSGRRHVPRSEGWKLYINTRVEPEL, from the coding sequence ATGAAACCGGAAGGACGGGCCACCAAAGCTCGGCAGTACGTTGACAGCCTCGCTGCCTCGGGGCGGTACCTCTTCGGGCTCGCCGACGCCCAGAAGGCCCTGAGTGTTTCACAGGCGGCCGCGAAGCTGGCACTGCTCCGACTCTCGAAGCAGGGGATCATCGCGACCCCGGCAAGGGGCTTCTACGCGGTGGTGCCGCCCGAATACCGCTCGATTCGATGCCTTCCTGCTGACCAGTTCATCCCGGCGCTGATGAGGGCACTCGGCCTCAACTACTACGCCGGGCTGTTGACGGCTGCCCAGTACCACGGCGCCGCGCATCAACGTCCGCAGGCCTTTCAAGTGCTGCTCGAGCGCCCGCGGCTACCGATTGCATGCGGCAATGTGCGAGTGGTGTTCGTCACGCGCAAGCGGCTCTCCGAGGTTCCCATCCAGAGCATCAATACTCCTCGCGGCACCGTGTTGGCGTCGACGCCGGAAGCGACCGCCGTCGATCTCGTCGGCTACCCGCATCGGGCCGGCGGACTCGATAACGTGGGCACCGTGCTGTCGGAGCTCGCCGGCAAGCTCGATCCCGAGAAGCTCGCCGCGGCCGCGGCGACTGCACCCATACCCTGGGCGCAGCGTCTGGGCTATCTGCTCGAACTGGTCGGGGCGAGCGAGAAGACCACGGGGCTCAAGGACCGGGTCCGCGAACGCGCGCGCGAATCCGTTCCACTCCTGGTGAACGCACCACGTCCTTCCGGTCGCCGCCACGTTCCTCGAAGCGAAGGCTGGAAGCTCTACATCAACACGCGGGTGGAACCCGAGCTGTGA
- a CDS encoding CARDB domain-containing protein: MDHSAVARRNRLVVALLGAVAGVLFSQPAWAVQRIDWVRANPSSVPTGAPVLVTISAQVAADPNLLAASVNLVQYDSAGKPIGTPGRMYDDQTHGDALAGDNIFTTQVEVNQPAPTILRYRVSVAYKGTLRRLLSGIASIDVAVPFFEEVPGWRMPELAVTGLLIAPERSNPGDVVTLSATVANTGRGVASTATLVFSIDGLEVQRVPVAPLTGGEGAGFTATWQAAGSGPHQVRAEILPDGYDRSRENNTRTAVARVSGENPPAPALEFVGPDASPSPGTPLTVKVRNPSFATIGNVPLSFYLDGQWVSAQPNNYIEYLAPGSEAVFQVQTGVLVPGEHLFTVKTFPLVSDIGGIIDPALAQLKSWVVTVAGFTLLYEDPLQDKWVSIGPRILDNGVAGRMNAITFDPRSPYKTAYAAGVGNDASVPAGAGVWKTTDGGGSWFPVGDKLSSMMIAAVAVDPHDPAIVYAGGTHGMFKSVDSGATWSNFADVGIAPETGKIVVRQTASGQVLLYATCQRGVIRYKSGNPLAPSSGPLDWDVIKLGTVSDLAVHPSNSSILYASMAGNGIYRTEIGENAMVETTPGTHSWTKLTAGLPSITKEMRATLDIHPLYPGMLYAGITMPQSGVDFAIYRSNNGGNDWAVIKAYATYDLADDGYKRPAYNPYIRVAPKPATGTYLPEVIYFGGADLYQFVNYYPLTSPVIVPQGGTYMVSGYGVKQRAGADIKALVFHPDPVNQDKYYYSLGDQGIFVCSIQTTPKQAALTGRKYGEAGDDCINRNDNLRVTEFYDFDVSRTNPDLILGGTQDTGTVLFDGDSTWKEAWGGDGMYSLINPFNDSIMYAQHQSLSSTVRSPDGGLKWTANKFHELWENYGNKGYITMDLNPAVADGVIALGKDGNGLLYTTDGGKTFEGLNYWTGAVSTVIVHPTTYAWIIGTHKGSILHFNKGTGITSAVFTHPLGQSVLSLAVSPVNPNRLFATFDMSYCVNCTDQRVYYIDLDSSNYVNSKAQDITAAFPENLTPRVIVGDPYDANAAYVGTERGVWRWRPAGAGMFHWQPYNDGFPLTTVVKLLIAPDKKLLAATKGRGAWRVTVGSAGQ; this comes from the coding sequence GTGGACCATTCCGCAGTTGCTCGACGGAACAGACTCGTCGTGGCCCTGCTCGGCGCAGTGGCCGGCGTGCTCTTCTCCCAGCCGGCGTGGGCGGTGCAGCGGATTGACTGGGTCAGGGCCAACCCGTCCAGCGTCCCCACCGGCGCCCCGGTCCTGGTGACCATCAGTGCCCAGGTCGCAGCCGATCCGAACCTCCTTGCGGCCAGCGTCAACCTCGTCCAATACGATTCGGCCGGCAAGCCCATCGGCACTCCGGGCCGGATGTACGACGACCAGACGCATGGGGACGCCCTGGCCGGCGACAACATCTTCACCACGCAGGTCGAGGTCAATCAGCCGGCGCCGACCATCCTGAGATACCGGGTGTCGGTCGCCTACAAAGGCACGCTGAGGAGACTGCTGTCCGGCATCGCGAGCATCGACGTGGCCGTTCCCTTCTTCGAGGAGGTTCCCGGATGGCGAATGCCGGAACTTGCGGTGACGGGCCTGTTGATCGCCCCCGAACGATCGAACCCCGGCGATGTCGTCACGCTGAGCGCGACCGTGGCGAATACCGGGAGAGGGGTTGCGTCGACGGCCACGCTGGTCTTCTCGATCGACGGCCTGGAGGTTCAGCGCGTGCCGGTGGCGCCCCTGACAGGAGGCGAGGGCGCCGGGTTCACGGCAACGTGGCAGGCGGCGGGTTCAGGGCCACACCAGGTGCGCGCCGAGATCCTGCCCGACGGGTACGACCGCAGCAGGGAGAACAACACACGAACGGCCGTCGCGCGGGTGTCCGGAGAGAACCCGCCCGCGCCGGCGCTCGAGTTCGTCGGGCCTGATGCCTCACCGTCGCCCGGCACACCGCTCACGGTGAAGGTGCGCAACCCGAGCTTCGCCACGATCGGAAACGTACCCCTGTCTTTCTACCTCGATGGTCAGTGGGTCTCCGCGCAGCCCAACAACTACATCGAGTATCTGGCGCCGGGATCCGAAGCGGTCTTCCAGGTGCAGACAGGCGTCCTCGTCCCCGGCGAGCATCTCTTCACAGTCAAGACCTTTCCTCTGGTGTCCGACATTGGTGGCATCATCGATCCCGCCCTCGCGCAGTTGAAGAGCTGGGTGGTGACCGTAGCCGGCTTCACGCTCCTCTACGAGGATCCCCTGCAGGACAAATGGGTCTCCATCGGCCCCCGCATTCTCGACAATGGCGTCGCAGGGCGGATGAACGCCATCACGTTCGACCCCCGGTCTCCCTACAAGACCGCGTATGCCGCGGGCGTGGGCAATGACGCGAGTGTTCCGGCCGGTGCCGGCGTCTGGAAGACGACGGACGGCGGTGGCAGCTGGTTCCCGGTGGGCGACAAGCTCTCATCGATGATGATCGCCGCGGTGGCGGTGGATCCGCACGATCCCGCCATCGTGTATGCGGGTGGCACGCACGGCATGTTCAAGTCCGTCGACAGCGGCGCCACCTGGTCGAATTTCGCCGACGTGGGCATCGCCCCAGAGACGGGGAAGATCGTGGTCCGCCAGACCGCCTCGGGGCAGGTGCTGCTCTACGCCACGTGTCAGCGCGGCGTGATCCGCTACAAGAGCGGAAACCCGCTTGCCCCGTCGAGCGGCCCATTGGACTGGGACGTCATCAAGCTGGGCACGGTCAGCGACCTGGCCGTTCATCCCTCCAACAGTTCGATCCTCTATGCCAGCATGGCCGGGAACGGGATCTACCGCACGGAGATCGGCGAGAACGCCATGGTGGAAACGACCCCTGGCACCCACAGCTGGACCAAGCTCACCGCGGGGCTGCCTTCGATCACCAAGGAGATGCGGGCGACCCTCGACATCCACCCGCTGTATCCCGGGATGCTCTATGCGGGAATCACCATGCCGCAATCCGGAGTGGACTTCGCCATTTACCGCAGCAACAACGGCGGGAACGACTGGGCGGTAATCAAGGCCTATGCCACGTATGACCTGGCCGACGACGGCTACAAGCGTCCCGCTTACAACCCCTACATCCGGGTGGCCCCGAAACCCGCGACGGGCACGTACCTGCCCGAAGTGATTTACTTCGGGGGGGCCGATCTCTACCAATTCGTGAACTACTACCCCTTGACGTCCCCCGTGATCGTTCCGCAGGGCGGCACCTACATGGTGTCGGGCTACGGCGTCAAGCAACGGGCGGGTGCGGACATCAAGGCGCTTGTCTTCCACCCCGACCCCGTCAACCAGGACAAGTACTACTACTCCCTGGGCGACCAGGGCATCTTCGTCTGCAGCATCCAGACGACGCCCAAGCAGGCGGCGCTGACCGGCAGAAAGTACGGGGAGGCCGGGGACGACTGCATCAATCGGAACGACAATCTGCGCGTCACCGAGTTCTACGATTTCGACGTATCGCGCACCAACCCCGACCTGATCCTCGGCGGCACCCAGGATACAGGCACGGTGCTCTTCGACGGCGACTCGACGTGGAAGGAGGCCTGGGGAGGGGACGGGATGTATTCGCTGATCAATCCGTTCAACGACAGCATCATGTACGCGCAGCATCAGTCGCTGAGCTCTACGGTCCGGTCACCGGATGGGGGCCTGAAATGGACGGCCAACAAGTTCCACGAATTGTGGGAGAACTACGGGAACAAGGGGTACATCACGATGGACCTGAACCCGGCCGTGGCCGACGGAGTGATTGCGCTCGGAAAGGACGGGAACGGCCTGCTGTACACGACGGACGGGGGCAAGACCTTCGAGGGGCTCAACTACTGGACCGGCGCCGTGAGCACGGTCATCGTGCACCCCACGACCTATGCATGGATTATCGGCACGCACAAGGGCTCAATCCTCCATTTCAACAAGGGCACGGGGATCACCAGTGCGGTGTTCACCCACCCGTTGGGTCAGAGCGTGTTGAGCCTCGCCGTGTCGCCGGTGAACCCGAACAGGTTGTTTGCGACGTTCGATATGTCGTACTGCGTGAATTGCACGGATCAGCGTGTCTACTACATCGACCTCGACTCGTCGAACTACGTCAACTCCAAGGCGCAGGACATCACTGCCGCGTTTCCGGAGAACCTCACGCCGCGCGTGATCGTCGGTGATCCCTACGACGCGAACGCCGCGTACGTGGGGACGGAGCGGGGTGTCTGGCGCTGGAGGCCGGCGGGCGCCGGCATGTTTCACTGGCAGCCCTACAACGACGGCTTCCCGCTGACCACCGTGGTGAAGCTCCTGATTGCCCCGGACAAGAAGCTGCTGGCGGCGACTAAGGGGCGAGGCGCGTGGCGGGTGACGGTTGGCTCCGCCGGCCAGTAG
- a CDS encoding PEP-CTERM sorting domain-containing protein, giving the protein MLKTIHRALVLFVAVFLTPSVLLAGPIVINFEDNGLTDGVAVSDFYSFSHGLTFDNATVLTAGFSLNEENYPPHSGDNVVTSGVFVDGEDGKLWIAGDFIGIAFATPVFGFAGYFTYSAKVTVTAFDSSDNPLGSVTSQCSENWVGVVPKCGWPNEGLALLVDSGGISSVMIVGSEEGSSFALDDVTYWDEPVPVPEPGTLSLLALGVFGACRRRFVRRG; this is encoded by the coding sequence ATGTTGAAGACCATCCATCGCGCGCTCGTTCTGTTCGTTGCCGTGTTCCTCACGCCGTCGGTGCTGCTCGCGGGGCCCATTGTGATCAACTTCGAAGACAATGGCCTGACGGACGGCGTCGCGGTCTCGGACTTCTATAGCTTCTCTCACGGGCTGACGTTTGACAACGCCACCGTCCTCACGGCGGGCTTTTCCCTCAACGAGGAGAACTACCCGCCGCACTCGGGCGACAATGTCGTCACCAGCGGCGTCTTTGTGGACGGGGAAGACGGGAAACTCTGGATCGCAGGCGACTTCATTGGGATTGCGTTCGCCACCCCGGTCTTCGGGTTCGCCGGGTACTTCACCTACTCCGCCAAAGTGACCGTGACGGCGTTCGATTCGTCCGACAATCCGCTAGGTAGCGTGACGTCCCAGTGTTCGGAGAACTGGGTCGGGGTCGTTCCGAAGTGTGGCTGGCCCAACGAAGGTCTGGCTCTGCTGGTCGATTCCGGCGGAATCTCCAGCGTCATGATTGTGGGATCCGAAGAAGGCAGTTCCTTCGCCCTCGACGACGTCACCTACTGGGACGAACCGGTTCCCGTTCCTGAACCCGGCACGCTCTCGCTGCTGGCACTCGGAGTTTTCGGCGCGTGCCGCCGGCGTTTCGTGCGGCGGGGCTGA
- a CDS encoding aminotransferase class I/II-fold pyridoxal phosphate-dependent enzyme codes for MALAAVVTLPAAGQPRARSLESNTFFQMESVSNPQISPDGGQVVFSRGFVDIMKDQSSSNLWVIDVKGERLRQLTEGTWRDSSPAWSPDGKRIAFLSDRSGSTQIHVMWADRRETLQLTRVERAPGGLEWSPDGKALLFTTSIPDETPVLPVKLPPMPRGAQLAKGAVLVDRRVLKSSPTTCILVDEAYHEYVEDPAYRTALPLALENPQVVVARTFSKVYGLAGLRVGYAVGHADTLKAMGRFRIANNINVLAAAAAIAGLPQDAHVARQVALNRAAREFWGRACDDDRLSDDVRSFCAAHAATLAD; via the coding sequence GTGGCCCTTGCCGCAGTCGTGACGCTGCCCGCCGCCGGCCAGCCGAGGGCCAGGTCACTCGAGAGCAACACGTTCTTCCAGATGGAGTCGGTCTCGAATCCGCAGATCTCGCCTGACGGCGGTCAGGTGGTCTTCTCGCGGGGGTTCGTCGACATCATGAAGGACCAGTCCTCCTCGAACCTATGGGTCATCGACGTGAAGGGGGAGCGACTGCGGCAGCTGACCGAGGGCACATGGCGCGACTCGTCGCCGGCCTGGTCGCCCGACGGCAAGCGCATCGCCTTTCTGTCGGACCGTTCGGGGTCGACCCAGATCCACGTCATGTGGGCGGACAGGCGCGAGACGCTGCAGCTCACGCGCGTCGAACGGGCGCCTGGCGGCCTCGAGTGGTCGCCCGACGGGAAGGCGCTCCTCTTCACGACGAGCATTCCCGACGAGACACCGGTGCTGCCCGTGAAGCTGCCGCCGATGCCGCGAGGCGCGCAGCTCGCCAAGGGCGCCGTCCTCGTCGATCGCCGCGTGCTCAAGTCGTCGCCGACCACCTGCATCCTCGTCGACGAGGCGTATCACGAGTACGTCGAGGACCCGGCGTACCGGACGGCGCTGCCGCTCGCGCTCGAGAATCCGCAAGTGGTGGTGGCGCGCACGTTCTCGAAGGTCTACGGCCTGGCGGGGCTCCGCGTGGGCTACGCCGTCGGGCACGCCGATACGCTGAAGGCCATGGGCCGCTTCAGGATTGCCAACAACATCAACGTGCTGGCCGCGGCGGCTGCCATCGCCGGGCTGCCGCAGGACGCGCACGTGGCGCGCCAGGTGGCGCTCAACCGGGCAGCGCGCGAGTTCTGGGGGCGCGCCTGCGATGACGATCGCCTGTCGGATGACGTTCGGTCCTTCTGTGCCGCCCACGCCGCCACCCTTGCCGACTGA
- a CDS encoding nucleotidyl transferase AbiEii/AbiGii toxin family protein, producing MIPHDYVTEWRAHAPWIEDFQVEQDLVISRALVEIFSNAVLRSALAFRGGTALYKLHLRPPARYSEDIDLVQVRPEPAGPMMDALRATLDPWLGKPKWKQGEGRVTFTYRFQSEDVPPVPLKLEVETNTREHFAVFGFTHAPFEVSSRWFGGRCEVQTYELDELLATKLRALYQRKAGRDLFDLATALGDRRVDPERVVRAFQVYMEHEEHSITRALVEENLEQKMQDAAFLTDISPLLSSGYSWDPEAEAPVVSSRLIARLPGDPWKGEG from the coding sequence GTGATCCCGCACGACTATGTCACCGAGTGGCGGGCCCACGCACCTTGGATCGAGGACTTCCAGGTCGAGCAGGACCTCGTCATCAGCCGCGCGCTGGTCGAGATCTTCTCGAACGCGGTGCTGAGGTCAGCCCTGGCGTTTCGGGGTGGGACGGCGCTCTACAAGCTTCACCTGCGGCCGCCGGCCCGCTACTCGGAGGACATCGACCTGGTGCAGGTGAGGCCGGAACCCGCGGGACCGATGATGGACGCGCTCCGCGCCACCCTCGACCCCTGGCTCGGGAAGCCAAAGTGGAAGCAGGGCGAGGGCCGCGTGACCTTCACCTACCGGTTCCAATCCGAGGACGTTCCGCCGGTCCCGCTGAAGCTCGAGGTCGAGACGAATACCCGCGAGCACTTCGCGGTGTTTGGCTTCACGCACGCGCCGTTCGAGGTGTCGTCGCGGTGGTTCGGGGGGCGTTGCGAGGTCCAGACCTACGAGTTGGATGAACTTCTCGCGACCAAGTTGCGCGCGCTCTACCAGCGGAAGGCCGGGCGGGACCTGTTCGATCTGGCGACGGCCCTCGGCGACCGCCGAGTGGATCCTGAGCGAGTGGTACGCGCGTTCCAGGTCTACATGGAACACGAAGAGCATTCCATCACGCGCGCCCTCGTCGAGGAGAACCTCGAGCAGAAGATGCAGGACGCCGCGTTCCTCACCGACATCAGCCCGCTCCTTTCGTCCGGGTACTCGTGGGACCCGGAGGCCGAAGCGCCGGTCGTGTCGTCGCGCCTCATTGCCCGACTGCCTGGCGATCCGTGGAAGGGAGAGGGCTGA